The genome window ATTCTTAAGAGTTTATGAATATTCATGAAGATGTCATAAGAAATGGAACGAAATGCAATTTTAATCGTATAATTATTTAACCATCAATTTACAAAAAAAGGGGTTGAGTTTTTGAAAAAAACGAATATAACGGCACTCATACTGCTATTTATGCTTGTTATTAGCTTTATTCTACCTGTGGAGCAGGCAAGTGCAGCAGCTACATTGGATGTTCAGGCTAAGGTAGGGATTGCAGGTAAAGCTAAATCCCAATCAGTTGTGCCACTTCAAGTAACAGTGAAAAATAATGGTGCAGATTTTTCTGGAGATATGGTCATCAATGCCTCCAGTTCCTATGAGGCTGCATCAGCACAAGTGCTTCCAATAGATATAGCGGCAGGAGAAGAAAAAACATTTGATATTTATCTAGAAGGTATCGATAACTATAATTCCTCGAATGCAGATGTGTTTGCGTTTTTTGAAGGAGGCATAGAGAAAGGAAAAAAGGTTGCTTATAACGGAACAAAACAGCTACAAGGTAACCTTTTAGATCCTTCATCAGTATTTATTTATACATTGACAGATAAAAGTGATCGTTTATCGGCATTTTTGAGCTTATCCCAATTAGCTCCTCAAAATAATGTTGAAGTTTTCAATTTAAATCAAATTAAGGACTATACATTACCAGAGAATACAGAAGGATTTGCCATGGCGAATGTTATCGTCATCGATGAAATTGCTATTGCTGATTTATCGCAAAAACAACAAGAGTCTTTACTAAAATGGGTACAGAATGGTGGAACTTTATTATTGGGTGCTGCTGATCAAGTAAATGCAACAGCAGGTATCTTCAAGGATTATTTACCACTTGCATTATCACAACAAATGACATCCGTTTCTGCAGATAGCCTATCAAAATTATCAGGCGGAGGAATTTTTACAAAATCAATTTCTGTTTATTCAGCGACTGAAAACCAAGAAAGTATTCCTGTATTAACAGATAACAATACGATTCTAACATCTAAGAAAAAAGTGGGTAGTGGTGAAATTATTCAAACAGCCTTTTCTTTAGGGGATCAACCACTTGCGTCTATGGATGGCTACGTGGCATTAATATCTAAAATACTGAATATTCAAAGCATTCAACAACAAGGGGTGATGCATGGTCAATCAGCGATAGATAAAATTTATGATATACAGCAAGTAAATGAATTATTCCCATCATTTGAGGTATCTGTAAGCTATATGCTAATTGTTATCATTCTTTATATTGTAATTATCGGACCTGTTCTTTATTTTATCTTAAAGAAAATGGACAAACGTGAGCATGCATGGTGGGTTATTCCTGTCATTTCTATTGTTTTATCGATCGGGTTATTCATTTTTGGGGCTAAAGATCGTATTATCCAACCACAAGTACAACAAGCAGCCTTTTATAAAATAAATGATGATCGTAGTGTAAATGGTTATTATGTAGAATCGATTTTAACAAATCGTAGTGGTGATTTTGTTGTAAACGCAAATAAGGATACTACGGCACTCGCATTACGAAAATATGATCGATTTTCAGGTTCATCGAGGGAATTATATGAATTCTCCTATATTAAGGAGCATTCAAATGGTTCTACGCTAACATTACGCGATTTAAGTTATTGGTCTGTTCAATCCTTTGCAGGGAAAACAGAGGCTCCGAACATCGGTAAGATGGATATTGATATTACTTTAAAAAATGAGAAGCTCTCTGGAACAATTAAAAATAATTTCCCATTTGCTTTAAAAGATGTCACTTTATTCTCTGGTATTAAAGAAATTAGGCTTGGAGATATTGAACCAAATGGAACACTCAAGGTGGATACGGAATTGAAAACTACGGTTCTACAAAGGCCATCTATATTTAATAATTACAATTTTAGTTTTCCAACTAAGAAGCAAGAGATTAATCCTGCTCTTATCGAACGGATTAACAATCAAGCACTTCAGCTTGTAGAAAATGATAAAAAGCCTGTCATTACAGCATGGGCAGACCAAGCAATTGCTGGGGTTGAGCTAGAAACAAGTGCCAATATGTCACCGATTTCATATTTTGTTCAGCCATTTGACGGCAAAGTAGAGCTATCAGGTCCATTTACGATGAAACGCAACAACTTTACGTATTCAGTAAACCCATTATCTTCCAATGCGAATTACAATGAAATTGATGAACAGCTAAATAATTGGTACTTGTCTGACGGTTTATATGAAGTGTCAATTGCAATGCCAGATAATTTTATGAATTTAGTTCAAACATTAAACGAACTGACGATTTCAAATAAGGATGTTAACCGTATGCAGCTATCGATTTGGAATAACGAAACGAAAAAATATGAACCATTCGTAGATGCGAAACAGGTGTTTACAGATAACATTACAAAATATTTCAATAATAATGATGAATTGCTGATTGAGATTAAATTTGGGCCAGATCAAACAGGTGAGCAAACAAAATTACCAGATATAGAGCTGAAGGGAGTGGCGAAATAATGATTGAAATTCGTGATTTAACGAAAAGATATGGCTCCTTTACAGCACTAGATCATTTGAATCTATCATTGGAGGAAGGAGTTGTATTTGGCTTTGTAGGTGCCAATGGAGCGGGTAAGTCGACTACATTCTCGATTTTAGCAACCTTGCTATCTCCAACTTCTGGTGATGCTCTTATAAATGGGAAAAGTGTTATTAAGGAACCAAAGGAAGTTCGAAAACAAATTGGCTATATGCCAGATTTCTTTGGGGTCTATGATCTGCTAAAAGTAGATGAGTACCTAGATTTTTATGGTGCCAGCTACGGCATTGGGGCAGCTGAACGAAAAGTACTTATTCCACAGCTACTAGAGCTCGTAAATTTAACGAATAAACGTCATGAATATGTTGATTTACTGTCACGTGGGATGAAGCAGCGACTATGTTTAGCTCGTGCCCTTATCCATGATCCAAAGGTATTAATTTTAGATGAACCTGCATCAGGTTTAGATCCACGTGCACGAGTAGAGATGCGTGATATTTTACGAAATTTAAAATCCATGGGTAAAACGATTTTAATCTCCTCACATATTTTGCCTGAGCTTGCAGAAATGTGCGATGAAATCGGGGTGATTGATAATGGTAAATTAATCGCTCATGGCAATGTGGCTTCCATTCAAGCACAGCTACAGGGTGAGAAGCGCATCGTGATAAAAGTGACGGATCAATTAAACGAGGTACGTGCATTTTTGGAGGAGGATCCACTGATCTCTTCTATAGATATAATGGATAATCGTTTAGAAATTGCATTTAACTACCGTGGAACAGATGCTGATCAGGTAGCACTATTGAAAAAAGCAATACTTGCGAATTTACCTATTTATGCATTAAGCGAAGAGGAAAAAGATTTAGAGGATGTCTTTATGGCCATTACGAAGGGAGCGGACTATCAATGATGGAACGATTTTATAATCCGGTATTCGTAAAAGAATTGAAGTTACGCTTCCGTTCTTTTAAAAGCTTTTCAGGTTTAATGTTTTATTTAGCGGTTATTTGTATTTTTATCGCAGGATTTTTGCTACTAACAACTGGATTCACAGGCAAGGGTTTCTTTAGACCAGATACAAGCTTTATGATGTTTGCAGTATTAACAATATTACAAATGGCTCTTGTTCTTTTCATTACACCAAGCTTAACTGCTGGTGCAATTAGTAGCGAAAGGGAAAAACAAACATTAAATATTTTACTCACAACGACACAAAGCTCTACTCAGATCGTCATTGGAAAATTATTATCCTCGGTAGCATTTTTAGTATTAATGCTCATCGCAGGGTTACCATTATATAGTTTAGTATTTTTATTTGGTGGCGTATCGCCGTCTCAATTAATTTCGATATTTTTATTTTATTTATTAACAGTTGTAGCAATAGGTAGTATTGGTGTTATGTTTTCAACCGTTACAAAACGAACAATTGTTGCAATGATTAGTACGTATGGTTCGATCATCTTTTTAGGTGGCATTACAGCTTTTTTCTTCTTTTTATCAATGGCCTTCCATCAAATGGGTAATGCCATCGGTACTAGTACTTCTTATATGACTTACTTCTGGGCTTCTATTAACCCAGGTGCATTAATGCTTACGCTTATTTCACCATCTATGGGCGATGCTTTAGCGGAAGTTTCGGGAGTGAAATTACCTGTATGGATTAGTTATTTAATAGCTTATTCACTTATTATTGTTTTTTGTTTAACAATTGCGATTAAAAAATTACGTGCCAATATGAAAAGTAACCGATGAGGAGGAAATCTTATGGAGCGTCGTAAGCAATTACGAAAGTATATTCAACGTGCAAAGACGAGTTTAACAGTAGAAAGAAGTATCCCTATTGCACAGTACGGCTTGTTTTTGGCATTGCTTTCGAGTGCTTCACTTGTCCTCGTCTCAAGATTATTTGTATGGCCTTATTATCGCCAAGTAGCTCTTGCTGTCTTTATCGTTGGCATACTGGCAACAGGGCTGTTTATGTGGTGGAAGCGTACCAAAGAAAAGGAAGCATTGCATACACTGGATGGTTATTTTTCTCACAATGAGCTTGTGACAGCCTTATCGTTCGAGGACGATAAGGACCCACTCGTTCAATCTCTACTAACGAAAGCGATAGAAAACGTTGAAAAGGTGTTTGCTGATTTTAAGACTCGGAAGAAAAATATGTTCCGACCAAAAGCATTGATCGGATTATTTGGAACAGCTATCGTACTGGCAATCCTTTATATGTTCCCAGCAGCTACACAAATTGAAGCAATTGAGGTAGAAAAAGAAAAAACTGTCATCGAGGACGTGAAAAAGGAAGTTGCCAAATTAGAGAAGAAAGCAGAAACAAAAGAAGTGAAAGAGCAATTAAAAGAATTGCAAAATACGTTAAAAGAGGCAGAAACAGCTGAAGAGGCATTACGTGAAGTCGTGAAAAAGCAAAAAGAGCTTGCTTTAAAGGAACAGCAATTAAAAGATAAGCAAACTGCTAGTAAGGATGGCGCTTCTGACGAGAAAGGCTTATCGAAGGAAGAAGTGGGGCAATTGAAGGAGTTGGCCAAAATGCAGCAGGAGCTAACGCAAAATGCCAATGCTACTCAGACAGCTATGAGTAAACTTGGGAAACCCGTAAGCAATACTCTACAAAATGCTATTGCGAGTGCCAATAGTGCCAATAACAATCAGCAAAACAATACTAATTCAAATCAAAATCAAAATTCATCAGCGAATTCACAGCCAAGCAATCAGCAAGATCAAACAGGACAACAAGGCCAAACTAATTCCCAAACTAATTCCCAAAATAATTCACAACAAGCTAGTGGTAATGGCCAGGCACAAGGCTCTAATCAAAGCAAACAACAAGGGCAAGGCAATGGTCAAGGAAATGGCCAAGGAAATGGTAATGGTTCAGGTCAAGGCAATGGTTCAGGTGGTCAAGGTGCAGGCACAGGGCAAGGCAGTCGCGATGTTTTAACGACACCAAATAGAATTGGTGGCTCTAGTCAGACTTCAGTTGATGGCGGAGCATTAGGAGAGGGCTCACATGTATCAGAGCAACAAGGAAATGGCCCCATTACGAAAGGTTCTATCCGCCCATATGAGGAAGTTATAGGTTCCTATAAAGATAGCTATTTAGAAAGCTCGGAGCGTTTACAATTACCGAAGGATTTACAAAATGTCGTGCAATCTTATTTCACGTCAATTGAGTCTCAGTAGGAGGAAAAGGAATGGCATTTACAGAGCAACAATATGTTGAAATGAGTTCGAAATTACAACAAGTAAAGGAAGAAATTCATCGCTTTATCGTCGGACAAGAGGACGCCATTGATTATACATTATACGCAGTCCTTGCTGATGGGCATGCATTATTAGAGGGCCTACCGGGTTTAGGGAAAACGATGTTAATCCGTACAATTTCTGAAGTACTAGATTTATCATTTTCGCGAATTCAATTTACACCAGATTTAATGCCGGCGGATATTACAGGAACAAGTATGATTGAGCGCACAGCTGACGGCAAGCAGCAGTTTACGTTCCAGGCAGGTCCGATTTTTAGCCAAATGGTATTAGCGGATGAGATTAACCGAGCAACACCAAAAACACAAAGTGCACTGCTTGAAGCTATGGGTGAAAAAACTGTAACAATTTTGGGAGATACAAAGAAGATGGCAAGACCATTCTTCGTGTTAGCAACACAAAACCCGATTGAGATGGAGGGAACATACCCTTTACCAGAAGCACAAATGGACCGTTTCCTATGCAAAATTCTTGTGCCGTATCCTGAGAAAAGTGAACTAATGGAAATTATGAAGCGTACAACAGGCGCTATGGAAATTGGTTTACAAAAAATCATGGATACAGAAGCACTTATTGAAGCGCAGCAAATGGTGAAGGAAGTACTGGTTGCTGATGAAATGCTCGAATTTGCGACGGACCTTGTTGTGGCTACCCATCCTGAGAGAGTGGATGCCATTGATGAGGTCAAGCAATATGCCATGTATGGTAGCGGCCCTCGAGGTTTACAAAGTTTAATCAAATTAGCGAAGGCAAGGGCGCTTATGAATGGACGTTTCCACGTTTCTGTAGCAGATATTAAATCTGTGGCTAAGCCAGTGTTACGCCATCGTATGCTGTTGAATTATGAAGGGGAGGCTTCAGGTAAAACAGCAGACGATGTGATTGATATCATTTTAGAAAAAGTACAGCAAGGTGTTAGCAGGTGACACAAAAATTATTATTGCCCGAGGATTGGTTAGCGAAAATAAGTCGCTTCCAAGTGGCAACGGCCTCCAAATTACGTGGGCAGCACAAGGGCTCGCACCGTTCGCAACGCTTCGGGGCATCGCTCGATTTTTCAGATTTTCGTGAATATCATTTAGGTGATGATGTACGTCAGGTGGATTGGAACGTCTTCGCGAGAACGGATAAATACTTCATCAAACGTTTTTTAGATGAACAAGAAATGCGCGTACACATTTTGTTAGATACAACGAAATCGATGGGCGATCAAGCAAAATGGACTTTTGCCCGGCAAATTGTCACCTCACTAGGGCTAATGGTGCTCGGTCGCGATGATCGCTTATCATTTTCTTTTCTACAGGATGAGGTGAAACCACCGTTTCGTCGTAAAGGTGCCATGTATCGTCGCGCCTTTTTACAGGTAGTCACAGAGATTGAGCAAGCAACTTATACAAATAGCTTCGCACAGGGAGCTTTCAAAGCATTGCCTAAGGATAGTACCGTACTATTTATTGTGACGGACGGACTTGAGCCAATCGAGGAATGGGAGCAACTTTTAAAAAGGCTACCACGCTTTGCAGGGGATGTCCGTATTTTGCAAATAGTTACGCAAGAAGAAATAGCACCCGAATATACGGGCGATGTACGCTTACTTGATCGTGAAACGGGCAGAGATGTAAATGTTACGATGTCTTCTAAAGTTCTGGACACATATATGGCAAGACGTGTATTACATGAAGAGGAATTTGAGGCAATTTGTCGGCGCTTCGGTGTTCGACAATTACAGCTTAAAGTAGAGGATGGATTGCAGCATGCCATCTTCCAACAATTATTAAAAGCACATTGGATTAGGTGAGGTGAGCCGTATTGGGCTTTAGTCAAATACTTTTTAGCTGGACGGCCATCATCCCGGTCATTGTCCTTCTATATTATTTCTTTAGAAAAAAATATACCGATCAAACCGTATCCTCCACACTTTTCTGGTCGGAAATTATGCAAGAAACACGTGTATCACCATACTTAAAACATTTACAAAAAAATGCACTGCTTTATTTGCAACTGCTAGCTCTTCTTATACTTGTACTGGCATTAATGAATCCT of Lysinibacillus agricola contains these proteins:
- a CDS encoding ABC transporter ATP-binding protein; amino-acid sequence: MIEIRDLTKRYGSFTALDHLNLSLEEGVVFGFVGANGAGKSTTFSILATLLSPTSGDALINGKSVIKEPKEVRKQIGYMPDFFGVYDLLKVDEYLDFYGASYGIGAAERKVLIPQLLELVNLTNKRHEYVDLLSRGMKQRLCLARALIHDPKVLILDEPASGLDPRARVEMRDILRNLKSMGKTILISSHILPELAEMCDEIGVIDNGKLIAHGNVASIQAQLQGEKRIVIKVTDQLNEVRAFLEEDPLISSIDIMDNRLEIAFNYRGTDADQVALLKKAILANLPIYALSEEEKDLEDVFMAITKGADYQ
- a CDS encoding ABC transporter permease, whose translation is MMERFYNPVFVKELKLRFRSFKSFSGLMFYLAVICIFIAGFLLLTTGFTGKGFFRPDTSFMMFAVLTILQMALVLFITPSLTAGAISSEREKQTLNILLTTTQSSTQIVIGKLLSSVAFLVLMLIAGLPLYSLVFLFGGVSPSQLISIFLFYLLTVVAIGSIGVMFSTVTKRTIVAMISTYGSIIFLGGITAFFFFLSMAFHQMGNAIGTSTSYMTYFWASINPGALMLTLISPSMGDALAEVSGVKLPVWISYLIAYSLIIVFCLTIAIKKLRANMKSNR
- a CDS encoding AAA family ATPase, whose translation is MAFTEQQYVEMSSKLQQVKEEIHRFIVGQEDAIDYTLYAVLADGHALLEGLPGLGKTMLIRTISEVLDLSFSRIQFTPDLMPADITGTSMIERTADGKQQFTFQAGPIFSQMVLADEINRATPKTQSALLEAMGEKTVTILGDTKKMARPFFVLATQNPIEMEGTYPLPEAQMDRFLCKILVPYPEKSELMEIMKRTTGAMEIGLQKIMDTEALIEAQQMVKEVLVADEMLEFATDLVVATHPERVDAIDEVKQYAMYGSGPRGLQSLIKLAKARALMNGRFHVSVADIKSVAKPVLRHRMLLNYEGEASGKTADDVIDIILEKVQQGVSR
- a CDS encoding DUF58 domain-containing protein — protein: MTQKLLLPEDWLAKISRFQVATASKLRGQHKGSHRSQRFGASLDFSDFREYHLGDDVRQVDWNVFARTDKYFIKRFLDEQEMRVHILLDTTKSMGDQAKWTFARQIVTSLGLMVLGRDDRLSFSFLQDEVKPPFRRKGAMYRRAFLQVVTEIEQATYTNSFAQGAFKALPKDSTVLFIVTDGLEPIEEWEQLLKRLPRFAGDVRILQIVTQEEIAPEYTGDVRLLDRETGRDVNVTMSSKVLDTYMARRVLHEEEFEAICRRFGVRQLQLKVEDGLQHAIFQQLLKAHWIR